A single window of Flavipsychrobacter sp. DNA harbors:
- a CDS encoding NADP-dependent isocitrate dehydrogenase, with product MKRITIAKGDGIGPEIMDATLRIIKASGAQVAFDEIEVGEQVYLSGNTSGITKEAWNTIRENKIFLKAPITTPQGGGYKSLNVTMRKTLGLFANVRPCRSYAPFIATKHPIMDVVIIRENEEDLYAGIEHQQTEEVVQCLKLISRPGCEKIVRYAFEYAKQYNRKKVTCFTKDNIMKQTDGLFHKVFNEVGAEYPDIEKEHWIIDIGAAKLADTPEYFDVIVMPNLYGDVLSDIAAQITGSVGIAGSANIGNSCSMFEAIHGSAPDISGKDIANPSGLINAAIMLLTHIGEAKAAELIQNAWLKTIEDGIHTADIFKENTSTQKVGTTAFADAVIDNLGQTPKRLVPVEYKGDSSFKMPEYKRKAAQDKTLEGVDVFVHWSGTKPEELATKLNRLEQNGVQLQMITNRGVKVWPNGFEETFCTDHWRCRFTNDVTNNISKKDIINLMSSAQENDVDIIKTENLYSFDNIRGYSLGQGQ from the coding sequence ATGAAAAGGATAACAATTGCAAAAGGGGACGGCATAGGTCCCGAAATAATGGACGCAACATTGCGAATCATTAAAGCCTCGGGCGCACAAGTAGCTTTTGATGAGATTGAGGTAGGCGAACAAGTCTATCTGTCAGGGAACACCTCAGGCATTACCAAAGAGGCATGGAATACGATCAGGGAAAACAAGATATTCCTAAAAGCTCCTATTACAACACCACAGGGTGGTGGCTACAAGAGCCTTAATGTAACCATGCGAAAAACACTGGGACTGTTTGCCAATGTAAGACCATGTAGAAGCTATGCTCCATTCATCGCTACTAAACATCCGATAATGGATGTAGTCATCATAAGAGAAAATGAAGAAGACCTATATGCAGGTATTGAGCATCAGCAAACCGAAGAAGTAGTACAATGCCTAAAACTAATAAGCAGACCTGGTTGCGAAAAAATAGTTCGTTATGCTTTTGAATATGCCAAACAATACAACAGAAAAAAGGTTACCTGCTTCACCAAGGACAATATAATGAAACAAACAGATGGGCTATTTCACAAGGTCTTTAACGAAGTGGGTGCAGAATATCCAGACATCGAAAAAGAACACTGGATCATTGACATAGGAGCAGCCAAGCTAGCAGATACTCCTGAATACTTTGATGTGATCGTAATGCCAAATCTATATGGAGATGTCCTGTCGGACATAGCAGCACAAATTACGGGTTCCGTTGGTATAGCGGGTAGCGCTAATATTGGCAATAGCTGCTCGATGTTTGAAGCAATACATGGTTCAGCACCCGATATTTCAGGGAAAGACATTGCCAATCCATCGGGACTGATCAATGCAGCGATCATGTTACTTACACATATTGGGGAAGCAAAAGCGGCAGAACTGATTCAAAACGCATGGCTCAAAACAATAGAAGACGGCATACATACAGCAGACATCTTCAAAGAAAATACAAGCACGCAGAAAGTAGGTACCACTGCATTTGCAGATGCTGTCATCGACAACTTAGGACAAACTCCTAAAAGACTAGTACCTGTAGAATACAAAGGAGATAGTTCTTTCAAAATGCCGGAGTATAAACGCAAGGCTGCACAAGACAAAACACTGGAAGGGGTCGACGTGTTTGTACACTGGAGTGGTACTAAACCTGAAGAACTAGCAACTAAGCTAAACAGACTGGAACAAAACGGCGTTCAACTGCAAATGATCACCAACAGAGGTGTAAAAGTATGGCCCAATGGATTTGAGGAAACATTTTGTACTGACCACTGGAGGTGTCGCTTCACAAATGATGTAACAAATAACATCTCCAAAAAAGACATTATCAATCTGATGTCATCTGCACAAGAAAACGATGTCGACATAATTAAAACTGAAAACCTGTACAGTTTCGACAACATTCGTGGCTACTCTTTAGGGCAGGGCCAATAA
- a CDS encoding sodium-dependent bicarbonate transport family permease gives MNLNLLIDNLTNPALLFFLLGIIAVALKSDLEIPPGSSKFISLYLLFAIGFKGGQELSHEHLTSEIMWSICFGLTIAAAIPLYSFFILKKKLNIYDAGAVAAAYGSVSAVTFVTAVSFLEANALKLHGHMVAIMALMESPAIIAGLILISLYNKDTKTNLNRTVALKHSLTNGSVLLILGSLAIGYMASAEQAEGIKPFTNDIFKGFLAIFLLDMGIVSGRKLKSLVSEGIFPVAFAAIAPLVNGCIVALLSSLVTDDVSNRFIFAVLAASASYIAVPAAMKIAAPKANPGIFLPMALAVTFPINITVGLPLFFTIVQSVHL, from the coding sequence ATGAATTTAAATCTTCTAATTGATAATCTTACTAATCCTGCATTACTGTTCTTTTTGCTAGGCATAATAGCTGTAGCATTGAAGAGCGACCTTGAGATACCTCCCGGTTCTTCTAAATTCATTTCATTATACCTCCTGTTTGCCATTGGTTTCAAAGGCGGACAAGAATTATCTCATGAGCACTTAACGAGTGAGATCATGTGGTCTATATGTTTTGGATTAACGATAGCTGCGGCTATACCATTATACTCCTTTTTTATCCTTAAGAAGAAACTCAACATATACGACGCAGGAGCTGTAGCTGCTGCTTATGGATCTGTTAGTGCCGTAACATTTGTTACGGCTGTTTCTTTCTTAGAAGCCAATGCCCTCAAACTTCATGGGCATATGGTAGCTATTATGGCTTTAATGGAATCTCCGGCAATTATTGCAGGGTTAATTTTGATATCCCTTTACAACAAAGACACCAAAACAAACCTCAATAGAACAGTAGCACTCAAGCACTCTTTAACCAACGGTAGTGTTCTATTAATATTAGGCAGCCTTGCTATAGGCTACATGGCTAGCGCTGAACAGGCCGAAGGCATAAAGCCTTTTACTAATGATATATTCAAAGGGTTTCTTGCTATTTTCTTATTGGACATGGGTATAGTTAGCGGTCGGAAACTAAAATCCCTTGTGAGTGAAGGGATTTTCCCTGTTGCCTTCGCTGCTATTGCCCCTCTTGTAAACGGTTGTATTGTAGCATTGCTTAGCTCACTTGTAACAGATGATGTCAGCAACAGGTTTATTTTCGCTGTTTTGGCGGCCAGTGCATCTTATATTGCAGTTCCTGCTGCTATGAAGATAGCCGCTCCTAAAGCAAACCCTGGCATATTTCTACCAATGGCATTAGCCGTTACATTCCCTATAAATATAACAGTTGGGTTACCTCTATTTTTCACTATTGTGCAATCAGTTCATTTATAA
- a CDS encoding GyrI-like domain-containing protein produces MKHEWRKQESSIYLPKAKPELITIPTYKYVVIDGEGNPNSDAFAACIEVLYSVSYAIKMTLKKMDSTPKFYEDYTVYPLEGVWDITDEAKKTFTQENLNKDDLVYRLMIRQPDFIHNDFFEEMVAITKKKKPNILLDSLKFESLTDGACIQMMHIGSFDNEPQSFKVMEAYAKEQGVERVSKIHREIYLSDFRKVPEEELKTVLRFQVK; encoded by the coding sequence ATGAAACATGAATGGAGGAAACAAGAATCGTCAATATACTTGCCAAAAGCCAAACCAGAGTTAATTACAATACCAACCTATAAATATGTCGTGATAGATGGCGAAGGAAACCCTAATAGTGATGCTTTTGCAGCGTGTATAGAAGTTTTGTACTCAGTGTCGTATGCTATAAAAATGACGCTAAAAAAAATGGATAGTACTCCAAAGTTTTATGAGGACTATACCGTATATCCACTAGAAGGGGTATGGGATATTACAGATGAAGCTAAAAAAACTTTCACACAGGAGAATCTTAATAAAGATGATCTGGTCTATCGCTTGATGATACGCCAGCCCGATTTTATACATAATGATTTTTTTGAAGAAATGGTAGCCATCACTAAAAAGAAGAAGCCGAACATTTTATTAGACTCACTTAAATTCGAATCATTAACAGATGGGGCTTGTATTCAAATGATGCATATTGGTAGTTTTGATAATGAGCCTCAAAGCTTCAAGGTTATGGAAGCTTATGCTAAAGAGCAAGGCGTTGAACGTGTGTCAAAAATACATAGAGAGATATACTTGAGTGATTTTAGAAAAGTGCCTGAAGAGGAGCTAAAGACGGTATTAAGATTTCAAGTAAAGTAA
- a CDS encoding NAD(P)H-dependent oxidoreductase, with amino-acid sequence MVNIVGISGSLRKDSSNTAVLKAISKVAGKGVEMNIYEDLGTIPHFDPTIAVEDSPDAVKNLRTLLKEANAVIICTPEYAFGVPGVLKNALDWLVSSGEMNEKPVGIISASPLHRGGNHAHASLVLTLTALGTKMSEHAKLMIGNVYNKMNDKKEVVDEETVKELRSLVHSLTDGLV; translated from the coding sequence ATGGTTAACATAGTAGGTATATCAGGTAGCTTAAGAAAAGACTCCTCAAATACGGCAGTATTGAAAGCTATCAGTAAAGTAGCAGGTAAGGGAGTTGAAATGAATATTTATGAGGACTTAGGTACTATTCCTCATTTCGACCCTACTATAGCTGTAGAAGACAGTCCTGATGCTGTGAAAAATTTAAGGACTCTATTAAAGGAGGCTAATGCAGTCATTATCTGTACACCCGAATATGCTTTTGGTGTACCTGGTGTGTTGAAAAATGCCCTTGATTGGTTAGTGTCTTCAGGGGAAATGAATGAAAAACCTGTAGGGATAATTAGTGCATCACCATTGCATCGAGGGGGCAACCATGCTCATGCTTCATTAGTACTTACGCTTACTGCGCTGGGTACAAAAATGAGTGAACATGCCAAGCTGATGATAGGCAACGTCTACAATAAAATGAATGATAAGAAAGAAGTTGTGGATGAGGAGACCGTTAAAGAGTTACGGAGTTTAGTCCACTCTCTAACAGATGGCTTAGTGTAA
- a CDS encoding metallophosphoesterase, translating into MKTNITFAIALVICSSIFMLGCDNSNNTKEDNKAPLPIIGTPHTTDSVIYSFAFMGCNRVDRNDKGKAKATNASSANVYALKRIYDNLCEEKRKPDAFFFLGDLVVAEQENLDDLKSQLKAWVELYDSTGFSDISTSGIELVALPGNHEMLYYANYGVPHHDEWPLDGAEDVWIEHMAPYMPKDRDIITGADSMANRSTFSFVRKNIGFIVMNTDTYNPSSAKYKHGMEGLIPTKWITQKIEEYRKDSTIKHIFVLGHKPYYVYHKAETGHNGLPEGPVLWPALRKNNVVAMLSAHVHDYQRMQPMGDSTYQIIAGNGGSPGQATFFGYTTINVYASGKIELKSKGYKIGHPYYAAPVKEESFSIWDSTLLTPTPNANPYKPASL; encoded by the coding sequence ATGAAAACTAATATCACCTTCGCTATAGCATTAGTTATTTGCTCTTCTATATTTATGTTAGGCTGCGACAACTCCAACAACACTAAAGAAGACAATAAAGCACCATTACCAATAATAGGAACACCCCATACAACAGACTCCGTGATATATAGCTTTGCCTTTATGGGATGCAACCGTGTAGACAGAAATGATAAAGGGAAAGCGAAGGCTACAAATGCTTCTTCTGCAAATGTTTATGCCCTTAAAAGGATATATGACAACTTATGCGAAGAAAAGAGAAAGCCAGATGCATTCTTCTTTCTAGGCGATCTGGTAGTAGCTGAACAGGAAAACCTTGATGACCTAAAAAGCCAACTAAAAGCATGGGTAGAACTATATGACAGTACTGGCTTTAGCGATATTAGCACTTCAGGAATAGAACTAGTGGCACTACCTGGGAATCATGAGATGCTTTATTATGCAAACTACGGAGTACCACATCATGACGAATGGCCGCTAGATGGAGCCGAAGATGTATGGATAGAACATATGGCTCCTTATATGCCTAAAGACAGAGACATTATAACAGGAGCTGATAGCATGGCTAACCGTTCTACATTTTCTTTTGTGAGAAAAAACATTGGTTTCATTGTGATGAATACCGACACATACAACCCTTCTTCTGCTAAATATAAACATGGCATGGAGGGATTGATACCTACCAAATGGATTACTCAAAAAATAGAGGAATACAGAAAAGACTCTACTATAAAACACATATTTGTGCTAGGACATAAACCTTATTATGTATATCACAAAGCAGAAACAGGACATAATGGATTACCTGAGGGACCTGTATTATGGCCAGCTTTAAGAAAAAATAATGTTGTTGCCATGCTGTCTGCACATGTACATGACTACCAAAGAATGCAACCAATGGGAGATAGCACCTACCAAATAATAGCGGGTAATGGTGGGAGTCCTGGTCAAGCTACTTTTTTTGGCTACACTACTATAAATGTATATGCTAGTGGAAAAATAGAATTGAAGTCTAAAGGATATAAAATAGGACATCCATACTACGCAGCTCCTGTAAAGGAAGAGTCTTTTAGCATTTGGGACAGCACACTATTAACGCCAACACCTAACGCTAACCCTTACAAACCTGCCAGCTTATAA
- a CDS encoding chorismate synthase, producing MNSFGRLFRVHIFGESHGQVVGVTVDGCPAGISLSEEDFFADIARRKPGGKGTTPRVEADSPNIVTGVFNGKTTGAPITILFENTNTRSKDYEKIKDTPRPGHADFVLKEKYKGFNDYRGGGHSSGRLTVCLVAAGVIAKKIIKGIEVQATLTEAGGIEDIELAIEKAIKDKDSIGGIVTCKVQGLPIGLGEPFFDSMESAISHAVFAIPAIKGIEFGSGFAAAKMKGSQHNDAILDASGTTETNNAGGINGGVTNGNDMFFRVAVKPTSSTPQQQTSWNEATNQQEDFVVKGRHDLCIALRVPVVVEAVTAMVIADMQLVQNAYL from the coding sequence ATGAATTCATTCGGCAGACTTTTTCGAGTACATATTTTTGGGGAATCTCATGGTCAGGTAGTTGGTGTTACTGTCGATGGTTGTCCTGCGGGTATCAGTTTGTCTGAAGAAGATTTTTTTGCTGATATAGCCAGAAGAAAACCTGGAGGGAAGGGTACTACTCCAAGAGTAGAAGCCGATAGCCCCAATATAGTAACAGGGGTATTTAATGGAAAAACAACTGGTGCTCCTATTACTATACTGTTTGAAAATACTAATACACGATCGAAAGACTACGAAAAAATAAAAGATACACCACGCCCCGGTCATGCGGATTTTGTGTTGAAGGAGAAGTATAAAGGGTTTAATGATTATAGAGGGGGAGGACATTCTAGCGGTAGGCTTACCGTTTGCTTAGTGGCAGCAGGTGTCATTGCAAAAAAGATAATTAAAGGAATAGAAGTACAAGCCACACTTACCGAAGCTGGTGGTATTGAAGACATAGAGCTAGCCATCGAAAAAGCAATAAAAGATAAGGATAGTATAGGAGGAATAGTTACTTGTAAAGTACAAGGGCTACCCATAGGGCTGGGAGAGCCTTTTTTTGATTCCATGGAGTCTGCCATTAGCCATGCCGTATTTGCCATACCAGCAATAAAGGGAATAGAGTTTGGTAGTGGTTTTGCAGCTGCCAAAATGAAAGGTAGCCAGCATAATGATGCTATTCTTGATGCCAGTGGTACTACAGAAACCAATAATGCTGGTGGTATTAACGGAGGAGTTACGAATGGTAACGATATGTTTTTTAGAGTTGCCGTAAAGCCAACAAGTAGTACTCCTCAACAACAAACATCTTGGAATGAGGCGACTAACCAACAGGAAGATTTTGTTGTAAAAGGACGTCACGACTTGTGCATAGCACTAAGAGTGCCTGTTGTAGTTGAGGCCGTTACAGCAATGGTAATAGCTGATATGCAATTAGTACAAAACGCGTATTTATAA
- the aroA gene encoding 3-phosphoshikimate 1-carboxyvinyltransferase, which translates to MQVAVTPSILNGTIKVPASKSMMQRVCAAALLHKGTCTISNIGTSNDDKAAVNIIEQLGAIVKDVSTSTIEITSDGRIIPQGNIDCGESGLSARLFTVVAALSSYEITITGSGSLLNRSMTPFEDLFQQLDVTIKDFSGKLPITIKGPLKPKTIQVDGSLSSQFLSGLLIAYSFTAKNKVSIKVTDLVSRPYIDMTLEVLQHFGCQVVNHNYEEFVVTPVATTENLTFDVEGDWSSASFWLVAAAINGVVELKGLNKNSAQADKAILKVLKDTGVDYIVEGGAVSVRSLSSRPNSFSFDATHAPDLFPILAIYAALCNGESAIKGLRRLSQKESDRVVSITAMLERFGVSFSIKEDVLHIKGQQVLSAATIDSYNDHRIAMAATIGALNADGACVITGAEAVNKSYTDFYKNLIALGGNCTIEMEAGK; encoded by the coding sequence ATGCAAGTAGCTGTAACACCTAGTATATTAAATGGTACAATAAAAGTGCCCGCATCAAAGAGTATGATGCAACGTGTATGTGCCGCAGCATTATTACACAAAGGAACATGTACGATCAGTAATATAGGTACATCAAATGATGATAAGGCAGCAGTAAATATTATAGAGCAACTTGGGGCAATTGTAAAGGATGTATCAACATCTACTATAGAGATAACTTCAGATGGAAGGATAATACCTCAAGGTAATATCGATTGCGGAGAAAGTGGTCTTTCTGCCCGCTTGTTTACAGTAGTAGCGGCACTGTCTTCTTATGAAATTACAATAACAGGGTCAGGTAGTTTACTGAACAGGTCTATGACTCCTTTTGAAGATCTATTCCAACAGTTAGATGTTACCATAAAGGATTTTTCAGGCAAGCTACCCATAACCATAAAAGGACCTCTCAAGCCAAAAACTATCCAGGTCGATGGTAGTCTTAGTTCTCAGTTTTTATCAGGGTTGCTGATTGCATATTCTTTTACAGCAAAAAACAAGGTGAGTATAAAGGTTACTGATCTAGTTAGCCGCCCTTATATTGATATGACGCTTGAAGTGCTGCAGCATTTTGGTTGTCAAGTGGTTAACCATAATTATGAGGAGTTTGTGGTGACACCTGTTGCAACTACAGAAAATTTGACCTTTGATGTAGAAGGCGATTGGAGTAGTGCTTCTTTTTGGTTGGTTGCTGCAGCAATAAACGGAGTGGTAGAGTTAAAAGGTCTAAACAAGAACTCTGCACAAGCCGATAAGGCAATACTGAAAGTGCTTAAGGATACTGGGGTGGATTATATAGTTGAAGGCGGTGCGGTATCTGTAAGATCGTTATCTAGTCGGCCCAATAGTTTTTCTTTTGATGCTACACATGCGCCCGATCTTTTTCCCATACTCGCAATATATGCCGCGTTGTGTAATGGAGAAAGTGCAATAAAAGGGTTGCGTCGCTTGAGTCAAAAAGAGAGTGATAGGGTTGTTTCTATAACCGCCATGTTAGAAAGGTTTGGCGTGTCTTTCTCCATTAAAGAAGACGTGTTGCATATAAAAGGGCAACAGGTATTGAGTGCTGCAACTATTGATAGCTATAACGACCATCGCATAGCTATGGCTGCAACAATAGGTGCACTGAATGCTGATGGGGCATGTGTAATAACAGGTGCAGAAGCAGTGAATAAATCATATACTGATTTTTATAAGAATTTAATTGCTTTGGGTGGCAATTGTACTATTGAGATGGAAGCAGGTAAGTAG
- a CDS encoding RNA-binding protein, producing the protein MNLFIGNVSPETTEASLENLFSEFGEILSVKIPVDTATGMPRGFAFVEMADRFESFDAIDNIDQTYFEGTVITVKESKPKNQGGGGGHRGGGNRRFSGGSGNYNSGGGSQRQRRPRIDRSGNRPPADDDFNRL; encoded by the coding sequence ATGAACCTTTTTATAGGTAATGTAAGTCCCGAAACGACGGAAGCAAGCTTGGAAAATCTTTTCTCAGAGTTTGGTGAAATTTTATCAGTGAAGATACCTGTTGATACTGCCACAGGTATGCCAAGAGGATTCGCATTTGTAGAGATGGCAGATAGGTTTGAAAGTTTTGATGCAATTGACAATATTGATCAGACTTATTTCGAAGGTACTGTGATCACAGTAAAAGAGTCAAAGCCTAAGAATCAAGGCGGCGGTGGCGGTCATCGTGGTGGTGGTAACAGACGTTTCTCTGGCGGTAGTGGCAACTACAATAGTGGTGGTGGTAGCCAAAGACAAAGAAGACCAAGAATAGACAGAAGTGGCAATCGCCCACCTGCTGATGATGATTTCAACAGACTGTAA
- a CDS encoding dihydrofolate reductase family protein, with translation MRQVKLYIACSIDGKIAGIDGNVDWLPHPPEGEDYGYYSFYDSIDELVMGYKTYEICISLGDWPYKGKPTHVFTRDSSKSVVEDASLVTSDIVQFTKELKAKEGGDIWLVGGGNIIQQLHDADLIDEYIISYVPVILGAGIELFPNLKKMEKLQLIHHKVYADGLSLMHYKKG, from the coding sequence ATGCGACAAGTAAAACTATATATAGCCTGCAGCATTGACGGCAAAATAGCAGGAATAGACGGAAATGTAGACTGGCTGCCCCATCCGCCTGAAGGAGAAGATTATGGCTATTACAGCTTTTACGATTCTATAGATGAGCTAGTAATGGGATATAAAACATATGAAATATGCATCAGCCTTGGCGACTGGCCTTACAAAGGCAAACCCACTCATGTATTTACAAGAGACTCGTCTAAAAGCGTAGTAGAGGATGCTAGCCTCGTCACCAGCGATATTGTACAATTCACTAAAGAGCTGAAAGCAAAAGAAGGAGGTGATATATGGCTGGTTGGTGGTGGTAATATTATCCAACAACTACATGATGCAGATCTAATTGACGAATATATAATATCCTATGTACCTGTAATATTAGGAGCAGGTATTGAGCTCTTCCCCAACCTAAAAAAAATGGAAAAGCTTCAACTTATACACCACAAAGTATATGCAGACGGACTCTCATTAATGCATTATAAGAAAGGGTAG
- a CDS encoding aldehyde dehydrogenase family protein has product MKLNRNVLTKLGVNKENEGVFTGTKWRKAKGEKITSFSPVDGKAIAAVNAVNRRNYDDVIEKAQEAFEEWRMWPAPKRGEVVRQIGEALRKEKDALGRLVSFEMGKSLQEGLGEVQEMIDIADFAVGLSRQLYGLTIHSERPNHRMYEQWHPLGVVGIISAFNFPVAVWSWNAFIAWVCGDTCVWKPSEKAPLSAVACMNIVADVFKTNKVPEGVCGLVVGGRETGEWMSNDERIPLVSATGSTRMGKAVGAAVGARLGKSLLELGGNNAIIITEKADMDIALLAAVFGAVGTCGQRCTSTRRLIIHESMYEDMKKKLVAGYKQLNIGNPLDEKNHVGPLIDTDAVDNYLNAIAAVKEQGGKAVVAGGVLKGKGYESGCYVKPCIYEASNDMDIVQDETFAPILYIMKYSTMEEAIAMQNGVKQGLSSSVMTLDMRQAEQFLSHKGSDCGIANVNIGTSGAEIGGAFGGEKETGGGRESGSDSWKAYMRRQTNTINWSTELPLAQGIKFNLK; this is encoded by the coding sequence ATGAAACTGAATAGAAATGTCCTAACAAAATTGGGCGTCAACAAAGAAAACGAAGGTGTATTTACAGGCACTAAATGGAGAAAAGCAAAAGGTGAGAAGATCACTTCTTTTTCTCCGGTAGATGGTAAAGCTATAGCTGCTGTAAATGCGGTAAACAGAAGAAATTACGATGATGTAATAGAGAAAGCTCAAGAAGCTTTTGAAGAGTGGCGCATGTGGCCTGCCCCTAAGCGCGGCGAGGTGGTAAGACAAATAGGCGAAGCGCTTCGTAAAGAGAAAGATGCGCTTGGTCGTTTGGTGTCTTTTGAGATGGGTAAAAGCCTGCAAGAGGGACTAGGTGAAGTGCAAGAAATGATAGACATTGCTGATTTTGCAGTAGGTCTATCTCGTCAGCTATATGGTTTAACCATACATAGTGAGCGCCCTAATCACCGTATGTATGAGCAATGGCATCCACTAGGTGTTGTGGGCATCATTAGCGCTTTCAACTTTCCTGTAGCGGTATGGAGCTGGAATGCTTTCATCGCTTGGGTATGTGGTGATACTTGTGTTTGGAAACCGTCGGAAAAAGCACCACTATCGGCTGTGGCTTGTATGAATATTGTGGCAGATGTATTTAAAACCAATAAAGTACCGGAAGGAGTTTGTGGGCTTGTAGTGGGCGGTAGAGAGACAGGAGAGTGGATGAGTAATGACGAGCGTATTCCTTTAGTATCAGCAACAGGATCTACCCGTATGGGTAAAGCGGTGGGTGCTGCAGTAGGCGCGCGTTTAGGCAAGTCTTTATTAGAACTTGGTGGTAATAATGCAATTATTATTACAGAGAAAGCAGATATGGATATTGCTTTATTAGCTGCCGTATTTGGTGCTGTGGGTACTTGTGGTCAGCGCTGTACGTCTACTCGTCGATTGATCATACACGAGAGTATGTATGAAGACATGAAGAAGAAATTGGTAGCAGGCTATAAGCAACTGAATATCGGTAACCCCCTTGATGAAAAAAATCATGTTGGTCCATTGATAGATACTGATGCCGTTGATAACTACTTGAATGCCATTGCCGCTGTGAAAGAGCAAGGAGGTAAGGCTGTAGTTGCAGGAGGTGTTTTAAAGGGTAAAGGTTATGAAAGTGGCTGCTATGTGAAACCATGTATTTACGAAGCTAGCAATGATATGGATATTGTTCAAGATGAGACATTTGCGCCAATACTATACATTATGAAGTACAGTACAATGGAAGAGGCCATTGCGATGCAAAATGGTGTGAAGCAAGGTTTATCTTCTTCTGTAATGACGCTAGATATGCGCCAGGCAGAGCAGTTCTTGTCGCATAAAGGTAGCGACTGTGGTATCGCCAATGTGAACATAGGTACTAGTGGTGCAGAGATCGGAGGAGCTTTTGGTGGTGAGAAAGAAACAGGTGGTGGTAGAGAAAGTGGCTCTGATAGTTGGAAAGCTTATATGCGTAGACAAACGAATACTATCAACTGGAGTACTGAGCTTCCATTAGCACAGGGCATTAAGTTCAATTTGAAATAA
- a CDS encoding dTDP-4-dehydrorhamnose 3,5-epimerase family protein — MWQFESILNGAYIITLPAFYDERGIFVKTFHDTTLKDNGVDFQLKESYFSFSKKDVIRGMHFQTPPHQHAKIVSCPQGAILDVIIDLRKESASFGQYIATELSADNHKAYYIPEGFAHGFKSLTDDAITYYLVSSEYSQGHDTGVIYNSFGFDWETEQPIISARDLSFPSIKEFESPF; from the coding sequence ATGTGGCAGTTTGAATCCATACTGAACGGAGCATACATCATTACACTTCCCGCTTTTTATGATGAAAGGGGTATTTTTGTAAAGACATTTCATGATACAACCTTGAAGGATAATGGTGTTGACTTTCAATTAAAAGAAAGTTACTTCTCCTTCTCAAAAAAAGATGTGATTCGTGGTATGCACTTTCAAACACCACCACACCAGCATGCAAAAATTGTATCCTGTCCGCAAGGGGCAATTCTTGATGTGATAATAGATTTGAGAAAAGAGTCTGCAAGTTTTGGGCAGTATATAGCTACAGAGTTGAGTGCGGATAATCATAAAGCGTATTATATACCAGAAGGTTTTGCACATGGTTTTAAGTCTTTGACTGATGATGCTATTACGTATTATTTAGTATCATCAGAATATAGTCAAGGGCATGATACAGGTGTTATTTATAATAGTTTTGGTTTCGATTGGGAAACGGAACAACCAATAATATCTGCAAGAGATCTATCCTTCCCTAGCATTAAAGAATTTGAAAGTCCATTTTAA